The following are encoded in a window of Arcobacter arenosus genomic DNA:
- a CDS encoding class I SAM-dependent methyltransferase has translation MESFAYKDIQNQEKNHWWFKARREIIREKLNKLNIKKDSTILEIGCGTGGNIPMLKKYGKVYAIEMDDYAIEISSKHNIQIKKASFPIENPFENKFDLICMFDVLEHIENDIVALEQIKKMLTKDGILIITVPAYTWLYSTHDKFLHHKRRYTLSKIESLVKNKFEIYEKTYFNTLLFPAIVIARFIDKIYPKENSLGYKTPNKIVNFILFQIFRFEKYLLRLISFKFGSSIFASFKNKSS, from the coding sequence ATGGAATCATTTGCATATAAAGATATTCAAAATCAAGAAAAAAATCATTGGTGGTTTAAAGCAAGAAGAGAGATTATAAGAGAAAAACTTAATAAACTCAATATTAAAAAAGATTCAACTATTCTTGAAATTGGTTGTGGTACGGGTGGTAATATTCCTATGCTAAAAAAATATGGCAAAGTTTATGCAATAGAGATGGATGATTATGCTATTGAAATTTCTTCAAAACATAATATTCAAATAAAAAAAGCCTCTTTTCCAATAGAAAACCCGTTTGAAAATAAGTTTGATTTAATTTGTATGTTTGATGTTTTAGAACATATTGAAAATGATATTGTAGCTTTAGAGCAGATAAAAAAAATGCTAACTAAAGATGGAATCTTAATAATCACTGTTCCTGCATATACTTGGCTATATAGTACTCATGATAAATTTTTACACCATAAAAGAAGATATACCCTAAGTAAGATTGAATCTCTAGTTAAAAATAAATTTGAAATATATGAAAAAACATACTTTAACACACTTTTGTTTCCTGCCATTGTTATAGCAAGATTTATAGATAAAATATATCCCAAAGAAAATTCACTTGGCTATAAAACACCCAATAAAATTGTAAACTTTATACTTTTTCAAATATTTAGATTTGAGAAGTACTTATTAAGATTAATATCATTTAAATTTGGTTCTTCAATATTCGCAAGTTTTAAAAACAAATCTTCTTAA
- a CDS encoding glycosyltransferase family 2 protein — protein MNNEIPMISVICPCYNEGKNLEQFYKSLKKVLIETNKSYEILFINDGSSDESLNILKKLKLENSSIRIINLSRNFGKEAALTAGLDKALGEAIIPIDVDFQDPPYLITKFIQKWEEGYSVVLAKRIDRSSDTIFKSLSAKLFYKFHNKISDINVPEDVGDYRLISREVLNAIKLLPENQRFMKGIFSWVGFKTTTIEYKRESRHAGKSTFNVWKLWNLALEAITSFSTVPLRVWTYIGFFISFLSLSYGLFIITRTLIFGIDVPGYASLIVVILFLGGIQLIGIGVLGEYIGRIYLESKNRPVYIIESEL, from the coding sequence TTGAATAATGAAATACCAATGATTTCTGTAATTTGTCCTTGTTATAATGAAGGAAAAAATTTGGAACAATTCTATAAATCTTTAAAAAAAGTACTTATTGAAACCAATAAATCTTATGAAATACTTTTTATAAACGATGGAAGTTCAGATGAAAGTTTAAATATTTTAAAGAAACTAAAATTAGAAAACTCTTCAATTAGAATTATAAACTTATCAAGAAATTTTGGTAAAGAAGCAGCACTTACAGCAGGTTTAGATAAAGCTTTAGGTGAAGCCATTATTCCAATAGATGTAGATTTCCAAGATCCACCATATCTAATTACAAAATTTATTCAAAAATGGGAAGAAGGTTATAGTGTAGTTTTAGCAAAAAGAATTGATAGAAGCAGTGATACTATCTTCAAATCTTTAAGTGCAAAACTATTTTATAAATTTCATAATAAAATTTCAGACATAAATGTACCTGAAGATGTAGGAGATTATAGACTTATTTCTAGAGAGGTTTTAAATGCAATTAAACTACTTCCTGAAAACCAAAGGTTTATGAAAGGCATTTTTTCATGGGTTGGGTTTAAGACGACTACCATTGAATACAAGAGAGAAAGTAGACATGCTGGGAAAAGTACTTTTAATGTTTGGAAACTATGGAACCTAGCACTTGAAGCAATAACTAGTTTTAGTACAGTACCTCTAAGAGTTTGGACATATATAGGTTTTTTTATTTCTTTTCTTTCTTTAAGTTATGGTTTATTTATAATTACACGAACTTTGATTTTTGGAATTGACGTACCAGGTTATGCATCATTAATTGTAGTTATTTTATTTTTAGGAGGTATTCAATTAATTGGTATTGGAGTATTAGGCGAATATATTGGAAGAATCTATTTAGAATCTAAAAATCGTCCAGTTTATATTATTGAATCGGAGCTATAA